The Nitrosomonas communis genome has a segment encoding these proteins:
- a CDS encoding cation-translocating P-type ATPase, with product MMISHTESKSTPQVSPGLGKPSVKIQIKPVHTCVPGRARYHVNILHRASALGQQLEQQMGAISGIMTIRVNSLSGSVVIVYGKDIALDKLPYLLLEACKQAIKDVRFTRSFNKTDTKALIHFKAYFDALWKHTQSLFASTQGISASPKAPQDNSDWHVLEVNPILEKLQVEVHQGLSKHAVQRALQQYGLNQLPEMARRSPLSMFLGQLFTLPVGLLAVSAVVSLATGGMLDAGIIVGVVLINASIGFFTEMQAEKIISLLTKITPRHAQVIRDGEMQSIPHAHVTVGDVLVLQPGDFIAADARVIKTSQLTVDESALTGESMPVSKNTSPIARQDTPLADRRNMVYMGTMITGGNGVGVVIATGVNTQIGQIHNLVGEAHAPETPMQQELDHIGTRLALTSGAICLGVFALGMLRGYGLLQMLKSSISLAVAAVPEGLPAVATTTLALGIRKMRQYNVAVRHLDAVETLGSVQVFCLDKTGTLTLNRMTAVTAYVGGKHYFVSGEQLFVEDQPFAGFFDDCYRRFLEIISLCNESVQQNSGQQIRINGTPTENALLELARCSDLNIDALRQHYPHYKIKYRAENRPYMCTFHRLPRKRHLIAVKGSPQEVLMLCDSYQDQDGIHPIDDAFRVAMSNINNQMAGDALRVLAVAYAERPIRPIKDEGAPVNLIWLGLVGMTDPLRTGMPDLMRLFHRAGIHTVMITGDQSSTAYAIGKQLNLSNGKPLQILDSTRLEKLDQKILSGLIHNVHVFARVSPANKLQIVQAIQKSGKIVAMTGDGINDGPALKAANIGVAMGGASSDVARSVSDVVLEDDNLHTMVAAVEQGRAIYNNIRKSIHYLISTNMSEIEVMLAGIAVGAGEVLSPKQLLWINLVTDIFPGLALSMEAPAADLMRQPPRDPQEKIIRRQDLIRMARESTIITTGSMAAYGYGFLRYGIGPQSNTILFNSLTLAQLLHSITCRSESHSIFNRGTLPRNPYLNYAIAGSGLLQVMAMLIPGLRSGLGSTPLNVLDLLAIAGGAVAPMLINDSFKHIIQPEIHNPHNQSDTYTSTINVSQTNKETAA from the coding sequence ATGATGATCAGCCATACAGAATCTAAATCTACGCCGCAAGTCTCGCCTGGTTTGGGTAAACCATCCGTTAAAATTCAGATCAAACCTGTTCATACTTGTGTGCCGGGTAGAGCGCGCTATCATGTCAATATCTTACACCGTGCGAGTGCGTTGGGGCAGCAGCTGGAGCAGCAAATGGGAGCGATCTCAGGCATTATGACCATTAGAGTGAATAGCTTGAGTGGATCAGTAGTGATTGTTTATGGCAAAGATATCGCACTGGATAAGCTGCCTTATTTGCTACTTGAAGCCTGCAAGCAAGCCATTAAAGATGTTCGCTTTACCAGATCATTCAACAAAACTGATACTAAAGCGTTAATCCATTTCAAGGCCTATTTCGATGCGCTGTGGAAACATACGCAAAGCTTATTCGCTTCCACGCAAGGCATCTCCGCAAGCCCAAAGGCACCTCAAGATAATAGCGATTGGCATGTCCTTGAGGTAAACCCTATTCTTGAAAAACTTCAGGTAGAGGTGCACCAGGGACTGAGTAAGCATGCAGTGCAGCGGGCGCTGCAACAGTATGGCTTGAATCAATTGCCGGAGATGGCCCGGCGCTCACCGCTTAGCATGTTTCTTGGCCAGTTGTTTACGTTGCCGGTAGGGCTACTCGCAGTTTCTGCGGTAGTCTCGCTGGCAACAGGTGGGATGTTGGATGCAGGCATTATTGTGGGCGTGGTGCTGATTAACGCGAGTATTGGTTTCTTCACGGAAATGCAGGCGGAAAAGATTATTAGTTTACTGACTAAAATTACGCCACGGCATGCACAAGTGATACGCGATGGTGAAATGCAATCGATCCCGCATGCGCATGTGACTGTGGGGGATGTGTTGGTGTTGCAGCCGGGCGATTTTATTGCAGCCGATGCGCGTGTGATTAAAACCAGTCAGCTCACCGTGGATGAGTCAGCCTTAACCGGTGAAAGCATGCCTGTTTCAAAAAATACGTCACCCATCGCCAGGCAGGACACGCCGCTCGCTGACCGGCGCAACATGGTATATATGGGCACCATGATAACTGGCGGAAATGGCGTAGGTGTGGTTATCGCGACCGGTGTTAACACTCAGATTGGACAGATACATAATCTTGTTGGCGAAGCGCACGCGCCTGAAACGCCGATGCAGCAGGAACTCGATCATATTGGTACCCGATTGGCACTCACCAGTGGTGCGATTTGTTTGGGGGTATTCGCCCTTGGCATGTTACGCGGCTATGGTTTATTGCAAATGCTCAAGAGTTCAATTTCGCTAGCGGTAGCAGCCGTGCCGGAAGGATTGCCCGCTGTGGCCACGACTACGCTTGCACTCGGTATTCGCAAAATGCGCCAATATAACGTGGCAGTGCGCCATCTTGACGCAGTCGAAACGCTCGGTTCGGTGCAAGTATTTTGTCTGGATAAAACCGGCACCTTAACTTTAAACCGTATGACGGCTGTTACAGCTTATGTGGGCGGAAAGCACTATTTTGTGTCAGGCGAGCAATTGTTCGTGGAGGATCAACCTTTTGCCGGATTTTTTGATGATTGCTATCGTCGCTTCTTAGAGATTATCAGCTTGTGCAATGAATCAGTGCAACAGAATAGCGGGCAGCAGATTCGCATAAATGGCACGCCGACAGAAAACGCCTTGCTGGAGCTTGCCAGATGTAGTGATTTGAACATTGATGCGCTGCGGCAGCACTACCCTCACTATAAAATCAAGTATCGCGCCGAAAACCGGCCATATATGTGCACTTTTCACCGTTTGCCGCGAAAACGGCATTTGATTGCCGTGAAAGGTAGTCCGCAGGAAGTATTAATGTTGTGTGATTCTTATCAGGACCAAGATGGTATACATCCGATAGACGATGCGTTTCGTGTAGCGATGAGCAACATTAACAATCAAATGGCAGGAGATGCACTACGTGTGCTGGCTGTGGCTTACGCTGAAAGGCCAATCAGACCAATAAAAGACGAAGGTGCGCCTGTAAATTTAATATGGCTTGGTTTGGTGGGAATGACGGATCCTTTACGCACCGGTATGCCGGATTTGATGCGCTTGTTCCACCGTGCTGGCATTCATACCGTCATGATTACCGGAGATCAATCCAGTACTGCCTATGCAATTGGCAAGCAACTGAATTTAAGTAACGGGAAGCCCTTGCAAATTCTTGATTCCACCCGCTTGGAAAAACTCGATCAAAAAATATTAAGTGGCTTGATTCACAATGTGCATGTGTTTGCCCGTGTCAGCCCAGCCAACAAACTGCAAATTGTGCAAGCTATCCAGAAGAGCGGCAAGATTGTTGCCATGACAGGGGATGGCATTAATGATGGTCCCGCGCTAAAGGCAGCTAATATCGGGGTTGCTATGGGTGGCGCTTCTTCCGATGTGGCGCGCTCAGTCTCAGATGTCGTATTGGAAGATGACAACTTACATACCATGGTTGCCGCTGTGGAACAGGGGCGTGCTATTTATAACAACATCCGCAAATCTATTCACTATCTGATATCCACCAACATGTCCGAAATCGAAGTGATGCTGGCCGGTATTGCGGTGGGGGCGGGTGAAGTATTAAGTCCGAAGCAACTTCTGTGGATTAATCTTGTCACTGACATATTCCCTGGGCTTGCTTTATCCATGGAAGCGCCAGCAGCAGATTTAATGCGGCAGCCGCCACGTGATCCTCAAGAGAAAATCATCAGACGCCAGGATTTAATACGTATGGCGCGGGAGTCCACCATCATCACCACCGGATCTATGGCAGCATATGGCTATGGATTTTTACGCTACGGGATTGGTCCGCAGTCTAATACTATACTTTTCAACTCGCTGACACTCGCGCAATTGCTCCATTCGATTACCTGCCGCTCAGAAAGCCATTCCATATTTAATCGTGGCACATTGCCGCGTAATCCCTATTTGAATTATGCTATTGCCGGGTCTGGCCTATTACAAGTTATGGCAATGTTAATTCCTGGTTTACGCAGTGGGCTCGGTTCAACGCCGCTTAATGTGCTCGATTTGCTGGCCATTGCAGGAGGAGCTGTAGCACCCATGCTGATCAATGACAGTTTCAAGCACATCATCCAACCTGAAATACACAACCCACATAATCAAAGTGACACATACACATCTACCATTAATGTTTCACAAACAAATAAGGAGACGGCTGCATGA
- a CDS encoding EcsC family protein, with amino-acid sequence MTITLQLTPEDVKALSVAYKHLEHPSMAVRLTHFVGMPIERSLKLLPKTWHANLRQGMNRTLLTALESVISPLDSHSGIAAQEGYHKLLAATSGAVGGFFGLPAVIAELPMSTIITLRAIADIARSEGENLGDLHTRLACLEVLALGGRTEEDDAAETGYYGIRIALALHLSKVPEKALEKGILQPSHPALVVLIAAIAARFGVVVTEKAAAQMVPILGALSGAMVNIIFIQHFQDVARAHFTMRRLERKYGPDLVRREYDIFSRAERK; translated from the coding sequence ATGACTATAACCCTGCAACTCACACCTGAAGATGTGAAGGCACTCAGTGTTGCCTATAAGCATCTGGAGCATCCCAGCATGGCTGTTCGTCTGACCCATTTTGTTGGTATGCCCATTGAGCGCAGTCTCAAGTTGTTGCCTAAGACTTGGCACGCGAATTTGCGTCAGGGCATGAACCGTACTCTGCTGACTGCGCTGGAAAGCGTTATCAGCCCACTCGATAGTCATTCTGGTATAGCTGCGCAAGAAGGCTACCATAAGTTATTGGCAGCGACCTCAGGGGCTGTCGGTGGTTTTTTTGGTTTACCCGCTGTTATTGCCGAATTACCGATGTCTACCATCATTACTTTGCGCGCTATTGCTGATATCGCGCGCAGTGAAGGTGAAAATCTGGGTGACTTGCACACCCGCCTTGCTTGCCTGGAAGTCCTGGCCCTAGGCGGCCGCACTGAAGAGGATGACGCTGCAGAAACCGGCTACTATGGCATCCGCATAGCCTTGGCTCTGCACCTATCCAAGGTCCCGGAAAAGGCCTTAGAAAAAGGCATCCTTCAGCCCTCCCACCCAGCCTTAGTGGTATTGATCGCTGCTATTGCTGCCCGTTTCGGGGTCGTGGTGACTGAGAAGGCGGCTGCTCAGATGGTGCCCATTCTGGGCGCCCTGAGTGGAGCAATGGTGAATATTATTTTTATTCAGCATTTTCAAGACGTTGCTCGTGCTCACTTTACGATGCGCCGGCTGGAGCGCAAATACGGCCCCGACCTGGTACGGCGCGAATACGATATTTTCAGCCGGGCGGAGCGGAAATAA
- the phoU gene encoding phosphate signaling complex protein PhoU translates to MATRLEGHTFRRFDGELYGLNTEILQMADLVYDQVQMALESFQQQKLDIIRVITERETQVDAMEKSIDSTITEILAKRCPVARDLRAIMAFSKLVTDLERLGDEAAKIAYIATTLYNNEHSNPSSYLLRDIAVIGKLACTLLKEAIETLDLLDLERAEKLLNSHDDLDEEFQAGLRRLATYVLEDARNVGHIINIVLVMKSLIRIGEHARNLAEYVVYMVSGEDIRHSEMEQT, encoded by the coding sequence ATGGCTACCCGACTTGAAGGTCATACCTTTCGACGTTTCGATGGTGAGTTGTATGGCCTTAATACTGAAATACTCCAAATGGCTGATCTTGTCTATGATCAAGTTCAAATGGCACTTGAATCTTTTCAGCAACAAAAGCTGGATATCATACGCGTGATCACCGAACGAGAAACACAGGTAGATGCTATGGAAAAAAGCATAGACAGTACCATTACTGAAATATTGGCAAAACGCTGTCCGGTAGCGCGTGATTTGCGGGCCATCATGGCTTTCTCAAAATTGGTTACCGACCTTGAGCGGTTGGGCGATGAGGCTGCTAAAATAGCCTACATAGCAACCACCCTGTATAACAACGAGCACTCTAACCCAAGCAGTTACTTGCTGCGTGACATCGCGGTAATAGGCAAGCTGGCATGTACTTTATTAAAAGAGGCCATTGAGACTCTGGATCTGCTTGATCTGGAGAGAGCTGAAAAATTGTTGAACAGTCACGATGATCTGGACGAAGAATTCCAGGCAGGCTTGCGAAGACTTGCCACATATGTGCTGGAAGATGCAAGAAACGTTGGGCACATCATCAATATTGTACTCGTCATGAAATCACTCATACGTATTGGTGAGCACGCGCGTAATTTGGCGGAGTATGTAGTATATATGGTTAGCGGGGAGGATATTCGACATTCTGAGATGGAACAGACTTGA
- the pstB gene encoding phosphate ABC transporter ATP-binding protein PstB, with amino-acid sequence MIDIAKIALPGNQLERRKVERRKYARKNLSRATVSRDDRQTVGEVTVADPRIRCTDVNVYYENKHALRNVTIDIGCQEIIAMIGPSGCGKSTFLRCLNRMNDTIESCRVTGSIMMDGQDINDKSIDVVPLRAKIGMVFQKPNPFPKSIYENIAFGPRIHGLAKDKVELDEIVVTSLKRAGLWEEIKDRLDQPGTSLSGGQQQRLCIARTIAVNPEVILMDEPCSALDPIATAKIEELMDQLCTNYSIVIVTHSMQQAARVSHRTAYFHLGDLIEVGTTEQIFTAPAHQLTEDYITGRFG; translated from the coding sequence ATGATCGATATCGCTAAAATAGCACTACCAGGCAATCAGCTTGAACGGCGAAAAGTAGAACGAAGAAAATACGCTAGAAAAAACTTGTCAAGAGCCACAGTTTCCCGTGATGACAGGCAAACCGTGGGAGAGGTGACTGTCGCTGACCCTCGTATACGTTGCACGGATGTTAATGTTTATTATGAGAACAAGCATGCCCTCAGGAATGTGACAATTGATATAGGTTGCCAAGAGATTATTGCCATGATTGGCCCATCCGGTTGCGGAAAATCCACTTTTCTGCGTTGTCTTAATCGAATGAATGACACCATAGAAAGCTGTCGTGTGACCGGAAGCATTATGATGGATGGACAGGATATCAATGACAAATCAATTGACGTGGTGCCCTTGCGTGCCAAAATTGGAATGGTTTTCCAGAAACCCAATCCTTTTCCCAAATCCATCTACGAAAATATTGCATTTGGACCACGTATTCATGGCCTGGCCAAAGACAAGGTCGAGCTGGATGAAATCGTGGTGACAAGTTTGAAAAGAGCGGGGCTGTGGGAAGAGATCAAAGACCGTCTGGATCAGCCAGGAACAAGCTTGTCAGGCGGGCAACAGCAGCGTTTGTGTATCGCGCGTACGATTGCAGTGAATCCGGAAGTCATTCTCATGGATGAGCCTTGTTCTGCGCTTGATCCCATCGCGACTGCCAAAATTGAGGAATTGATGGATCAACTGTGTACCAATTATTCGATCGTTATTGTAACGCATTCCATGCAACAGGCTGCGCGTGTGTCACACCGTACCGCGTATTTTCACCTCGGCGATCTCATCGAGGTCGGCACCACCGAGCAGATTTTTACCGCTCCCGCGCATCAATTGACTGAAGATTATATTACTGGCCGTTTTGGTTAA
- the pstA gene encoding phosphate ABC transporter permease PstA yields MNKSASSRTKTIDQVKASLPKRHLSEKLFRSMGLISIMISLMFLFVLFYTIVSKGYTAFQQTFIQLEVNFDEQLLNPAGTRQPDALSTADYSSLVKVSLSKQFPEVTNRNEKRLLYSLVSTGAAYQLRKRVMDNPALIGQTQQVWVPADDEVDMLMKRHIMRDVPEAERRLRDVQIAWLDQLEAKEKLTLKFNTAFFTNGDSREPELAGIWGALMGSIYTLIVTLILSLPMGVATAVYLEEFAPKNKWIDLIEVNINNLAAVPSIIFGLLGLAVFINFMSFPRSAPLVGGLVLAFMTLPTIIIASRGALKSVPPSIRDAALGVGASKMQTVYFHVLPIAIPGMLTGAIIGMARALGETAPLLMIGMVAFIVDIPSDIFDPATALPVQIFLWADSPERAFVERTSAAIIVLLGFLFAMNALAIILRKKFEHRW; encoded by the coding sequence ATGAATAAATCAGCCTCCTCCAGAACAAAAACGATTGATCAGGTCAAGGCAAGTCTGCCTAAACGACACTTATCTGAAAAGTTGTTTCGCAGCATGGGTCTGATCTCGATCATGATAAGTCTGATGTTTCTTTTTGTGCTGTTCTACACCATTGTGTCAAAAGGCTACACGGCTTTTCAGCAAACATTTATTCAACTGGAAGTGAATTTTGACGAACAGTTGCTCAATCCGGCAGGAACACGACAACCCGATGCACTTTCTACTGCCGACTATAGTAGTTTAGTCAAAGTAAGTTTGAGCAAGCAGTTCCCTGAGGTAACTAATCGTAATGAAAAGCGCCTGTTATATAGTCTCGTCAGTACGGGTGCGGCTTATCAGTTGAGGAAGAGGGTGATGGATAACCCCGCCCTGATTGGGCAGACCCAACAGGTATGGGTGCCGGCGGATGATGAAGTCGATATGTTAATGAAAAGACATATCATGCGAGATGTGCCCGAGGCAGAACGCCGTCTGCGGGATGTACAGATTGCATGGCTTGATCAGTTAGAAGCCAAAGAAAAGCTGACGCTTAAGTTTAATACGGCATTTTTTACTAACGGTGATTCACGTGAACCGGAGCTTGCTGGAATATGGGGAGCATTGATGGGATCGATTTATACGCTGATCGTCACCTTGATATTATCGCTTCCCATGGGGGTTGCCACAGCAGTTTATCTGGAAGAATTCGCTCCCAAAAATAAATGGATAGATTTAATCGAAGTTAATATCAATAATCTCGCTGCTGTGCCGTCCATTATTTTTGGACTGCTTGGTCTGGCCGTATTCATTAATTTCATGAGCTTTCCTCGTTCAGCGCCGCTGGTTGGAGGATTGGTGCTTGCCTTCATGACCTTGCCTACGATTATCATTGCCAGCCGTGGAGCTTTAAAATCGGTACCCCCTTCCATACGTGATGCAGCCCTTGGTGTGGGTGCATCAAAAATGCAGACAGTCTATTTTCATGTGTTGCCCATTGCTATCCCAGGAATGCTCACCGGAGCGATCATTGGCATGGCTCGTGCATTGGGTGAGACAGCACCCTTGTTAATGATCGGCATGGTCGCTTTTATCGTGGATATTCCGTCAGACATATTTGATCCAGCGACGGCACTGCCAGTACAAATCTTTTTATGGGCAGACAGTCCGGAACGAGCATTTGTTGAACGTACCTCAGCAGCAATTATCGTGTTACTCGGATTTCTTTTTGCCATGAATGCGCTGGCGATCATTCTTCGCAAGAAATTCGAACATCGCTGGTGA
- the pstC gene encoding phosphate ABC transporter permease subunit PstC, giving the protein MHMLILFLIILVLIVASFYYGRRRALVVSNGNIRKLNSLPRYYGYYVALWCGIPALIIFTFWQFSESAIITNLVIAGLPEDVTSSSKQQLNLVINEIRNVVSGNMVADTALPQIAAAADHYRHLQTISDIALLVVMTALGLTGATYALSHVDQQQKARNKVENTILVFLIACSTIAIFTTMGIILSVLFEAIRFFQSVPFTDFLFGLEWSPQTAIRPGQVGASGAFGAVPLFVGTLLVSLIAMVVAVPIGLMSAIYLSEYASSRVRALSKPMLEILAGIPTVVYGFFAALTVAPFFRGWGESLGLEISSESALAAGVVMGIMIIPFVSSLSDDVIYAVPQSLRDGAYSLGATQSETIRKVVIPAALPGIVASILLAVSRAIGETMIVVMAAGLAANLTANPLESVTTVTVQIVTLLVGDQEFDSPKTLAAFALGLVLFVVTLILNVIALYVVKKYREQYE; this is encoded by the coding sequence ATGCATATGCTCATCCTTTTTCTTATTATACTTGTATTAATAGTGGCCAGTTTCTACTATGGACGTCGGCGAGCTTTAGTGGTTTCAAATGGTAATATTCGTAAGCTAAACTCATTGCCCCGTTACTACGGCTATTACGTAGCGCTCTGGTGCGGTATTCCGGCACTCATTATTTTTACTTTCTGGCAATTTTCTGAGTCAGCGATTATCACCAATTTAGTTATTGCAGGTCTTCCAGAAGATGTCACTTCATCTTCAAAACAACAGTTAAATCTTGTCATCAACGAAATTCGCAATGTAGTAAGCGGAAACATGGTAGCTGACACGGCTCTCCCACAAATTGCCGCAGCGGCTGACCATTATCGGCATTTACAAACCATCAGTGACATTGCATTACTCGTCGTGATGACAGCACTCGGTTTGACTGGCGCTACCTATGCATTATCTCATGTTGATCAGCAACAGAAGGCACGCAATAAGGTTGAAAATACGATACTGGTTTTTCTGATAGCCTGTTCGACCATCGCAATATTTACCACGATGGGTATCATATTGTCAGTTTTATTCGAGGCAATACGCTTTTTCCAGTCGGTGCCTTTTACCGACTTTCTATTTGGACTGGAATGGAGCCCTCAAACTGCTATTCGGCCTGGTCAGGTTGGTGCATCGGGCGCATTTGGTGCTGTACCTTTGTTTGTTGGCACCCTGCTGGTATCGCTCATTGCCATGGTGGTCGCTGTGCCCATCGGCCTGATGTCCGCCATTTATTTATCTGAGTATGCCTCATCACGTGTGCGTGCCTTGAGCAAACCCATGCTAGAAATTCTTGCAGGCATTCCCACAGTTGTATATGGATTTTTTGCAGCATTAACGGTTGCTCCCTTTTTCCGAGGTTGGGGGGAATCACTGGGACTGGAGATTTCATCTGAAAGCGCCCTGGCTGCAGGTGTGGTGATGGGGATCATGATTATTCCATTTGTATCATCACTTTCTGATGATGTGATCTATGCAGTGCCCCAATCATTGCGAGATGGTGCTTATAGCCTGGGAGCGACGCAATCGGAAACTATCAGAAAAGTCGTGATACCCGCAGCGCTTCCCGGAATTGTCGCCAGTATTCTGCTGGCAGTGTCACGTGCGATTGGTGAGACCATGATTGTGGTGATGGCCGCGGGCCTCGCAGCTAATTTGACCGCCAATCCATTAGAATCCGTTACGACTGTAACTGTCCAAATCGTGACTTTGCTGGTTGGCGACCAGGAGTTCGACAGTCCGAAAACATTGGCAGCATTTGCATTGGGGCTGGTGCTTTTTGTGGTCACCCTCATACTCAATGTGATTGCATTGTATGTGGTCAAAAAATACCGGGAGCAATATGAATAA
- a CDS encoding PstS family phosphate ABC transporter substrate-binding protein: MFKKSFILAIMLMIASPGFAQAARDYINIVGSSTVYPFATVVAETFGKTTGFKTPKIESTGTGGGFKLFCGGVGVAHPDITNASRAIKKSEIDLCGANGIIEVIEVKIGYDGIAIANSKKTTALQFSRKDLFLALAKNVPDPRGGEKLVPNPYKTWKQVNSKLPDVAIEVLGPPPTSGTRDAFVELAMEGGCKNFDWIAAIEKKDEKQYKAICQTIREDGAYVDAGENDNLILQKLQTNPKSLGIFGFNFLDQNIDKVQGSIIDDAAPTFDTIADHSYPISRPLFFYVKKAHVGMIPGIKEYLNEFTSEKAWGDEGYLSDRGLVPLPAAERAEVAQTVKQLKANIICN, encoded by the coding sequence AGCAATTATGCTGATGATTGCCAGTCCCGGTTTTGCTCAAGCTGCGCGTGATTATATTAATATTGTTGGTTCCTCCACGGTTTATCCCTTTGCTACAGTAGTGGCGGAAACTTTTGGTAAGACAACCGGTTTTAAAACGCCGAAAATTGAATCTACAGGGACAGGCGGCGGTTTTAAGCTTTTTTGTGGTGGGGTAGGGGTGGCGCATCCTGATATCACCAATGCTTCTCGTGCGATTAAAAAATCAGAGATCGATTTGTGTGGAGCAAACGGTATCATTGAAGTTATTGAGGTAAAAATTGGCTATGACGGTATTGCCATCGCCAATTCCAAGAAAACCACGGCATTGCAGTTTTCACGGAAAGATTTGTTTTTAGCGCTAGCCAAGAATGTACCCGATCCCAGGGGGGGCGAAAAACTGGTTCCCAATCCCTATAAGACCTGGAAACAGGTCAATTCAAAATTACCCGATGTTGCCATTGAAGTGCTGGGTCCGCCCCCAACTTCCGGTACCCGCGATGCCTTTGTTGAGCTTGCCATGGAGGGAGGATGTAAAAACTTTGACTGGATTGCTGCGATAGAAAAAAAGGATGAAAAGCAATATAAGGCAATTTGTCAAACCATCCGTGAAGATGGTGCTTATGTCGATGCGGGTGAGAATGATAACCTGATCTTGCAGAAGCTGCAGACAAATCCAAAGTCGTTGGGTATTTTCGGGTTTAACTTCCTGGATCAGAATATTGACAAGGTACAGGGTTCAATTATAGATGATGCTGCACCAACATTCGATACCATCGCAGATCACAGCTATCCAATTTCCCGTCCGCTGTTCTTTTATGTGAAAAAAGCGCATGTTGGCATGATTCCAGGAATCAAGGAATATTTAAACGAGTTTACCAGTGAGAAAGCTTGGGGCGATGAAGGTTATTTGTCAGACAGAGGCTTGGTTCCTTTGCCAGCCGCAGAGCGTGCTGAAGTTGCTCAGACTGTTAAGCAGCTAAAGGCGAACATAATTTGTAATTAA